A single Paenibacillus sp. FSL R5-0517 DNA region contains:
- a CDS encoding LysM domain-containing protein: MKIHMVKKGDTLYLLSQKYNVALDKLITANPQITNPDKLAIGMKVKIPAEPVTPKPEGMLHSHKVQQGDSLWKLAQAWGVPLKDMINANPQLKNPNALLVGETVYIPSMHAQGNTMSNSGASNIAANEKLSPEGKEYTGVKEPEQPAPVAPTPPAPVSEVPVPVPAPPPANPEKPNVKPELEVLPQLPELPEVKPEKEMPKKEEVKPEVQVKPVAESKKYTMPNLSPEIMPLPVMPNTEPPTEVAPATKKPCGCGNKLHHASAEHPYVQIPVPAQEVYGIQQDMYTAEVSNNAPFPGISEVSPYSGSEMTNSPWTGAEQSYNHNNVMPNLSPEMQNNSFPIAPAGEVNSPFPTYAAPSHMNHQPPFISPYSMLPYPPCGCGSHTHVPQYTYPSYGYQEPAWNMNMYGPSYGMPPEMSTSTMPNQPIEYAYQNPYPTQNMVPPSPLGAFGEMYPPQGQGSGGKKGGREDANLSQVSIEEVGSDSEAKSKQTGNKPAAAKRRTSKAPLKNKSKVSVSGKTSREGVATSNQRKSNKKRRNPWIQN, encoded by the coding sequence GTGAAAATACACATGGTGAAAAAAGGCGACACATTATATCTGCTGTCCCAAAAATACAATGTTGCGCTGGACAAATTGATCACGGCTAATCCGCAAATCACAAATCCCGACAAGCTGGCTATTGGCATGAAAGTCAAAATCCCTGCAGAGCCAGTAACACCGAAGCCGGAGGGTATGCTCCACAGTCACAAGGTTCAGCAAGGAGATTCGTTATGGAAGTTGGCACAAGCCTGGGGAGTTCCTTTAAAAGATATGATCAATGCCAATCCACAGTTGAAAAATCCGAATGCTCTTCTGGTGGGGGAAACGGTCTACATTCCCTCGATGCATGCACAAGGAAACACGATGTCTAACTCGGGTGCCAGCAACATTGCTGCAAATGAAAAATTGTCGCCTGAAGGTAAGGAATACACGGGAGTCAAAGAACCGGAACAACCTGCTCCAGTTGCACCAACTCCTCCTGCTCCGGTATCAGAGGTTCCAGTCCCAGTACCTGCTCCACCACCAGCTAATCCAGAAAAACCGAATGTGAAGCCTGAACTGGAGGTGCTGCCGCAGTTGCCAGAACTTCCTGAAGTGAAACCCGAAAAGGAAATGCCGAAAAAAGAAGAGGTTAAACCCGAAGTTCAAGTTAAACCTGTAGCGGAATCCAAGAAATACACAATGCCTAATCTTTCGCCTGAAATTATGCCTTTGCCTGTAATGCCTAATACCGAGCCTCCAACTGAGGTTGCACCAGCAACGAAAAAGCCCTGTGGTTGTGGTAACAAGTTGCATCATGCGTCAGCGGAGCATCCTTATGTTCAAATTCCGGTTCCTGCACAAGAGGTGTATGGTATTCAGCAAGACATGTACACGGCAGAAGTGAGTAACAATGCGCCGTTTCCAGGGATTTCGGAAGTTAGCCCTTACAGTGGCAGTGAAATGACTAACAGCCCGTGGACGGGTGCGGAGCAGAGCTATAACCACAATAACGTTATGCCAAATCTGTCTCCAGAAATGCAAAACAACTCATTTCCGATTGCACCAGCTGGCGAAGTGAATAGTCCATTTCCAACGTATGCAGCACCTAGTCATATGAATCATCAGCCACCATTCATATCTCCATACTCGATGCTTCCGTATCCTCCATGCGGATGTGGATCACATACACATGTCCCTCAGTATACTTATCCTTCTTATGGTTACCAGGAACCGGCTTGGAACATGAACATGTACGGTCCTTCGTATGGTATGCCACCTGAAATGTCTACATCAACGATGCCAAACCAGCCTATCGAGTATGCATATCAGAATCCGTATCCTACACAGAACATGGTTCCGCCGTCCCCGCTTGGAGCATTTGGCGAAATGTATCCTCCTCAAGGGCAAGGCAGTGGTGGCAAAAAGGGAGGGCGTGAAGACGCTAACTTAAGTCAGGTAAGCATTGAAGAGGTTGGATCAGATTCGGAGGCGAAGTCCAAGCAAACCGGAAATAAGCCAGCAGCCGCAAAACGCAGAACGAGCAAGGCTCCTCTGAAGAACAAATCCAAAGTATCTGTGTCAGGAAAAACATCCAGAGAGGGTGTAGCTACTTCCAACCAACGGAAATCAAATAAAAAGCGTCGTAATCCATGGATACAAAACTAA
- the ilvE gene encoding branched-chain-amino-acid transaminase — protein sequence MAEQWIYLDGQYVTKENATVSVYDHGFLYGDGIFEGIRIYNGNIFRCKAHLDRLYDSAKSISLNIPLSMDEMLEVMAETVRRNDMRNGYIRLIVSRGPGNLGLDPLRCPKASVIIIVEQLAIYPEEAYLTGLKAVSVSQRRNIPDALNPKIKSLNYLNNILVKIQSNYSGAGEAIMLNSQGYVTEGSSDNIFIIKNGVVYTPPCYLGALEGITRQAIIDLCGELELELKEVPFTLHDVYIADEVFFTGTAAEVIAACEVDGRTIGTGVAGPVTLRLLEAFRQIVDKDGYKVWES from the coding sequence GTGGCAGAGCAGTGGATCTATTTGGATGGTCAGTATGTGACCAAAGAGAACGCAACCGTTTCGGTATATGATCATGGATTTTTGTACGGAGACGGGATTTTCGAAGGTATTCGGATCTATAACGGAAATATTTTCAGATGTAAGGCTCACTTGGATCGTTTGTATGATTCGGCAAAATCCATCAGTTTGAACATCCCGCTGTCCATGGATGAGATGTTGGAAGTGATGGCTGAAACGGTGCGCCGCAATGATATGCGTAATGGGTATATTCGTCTTATCGTATCACGTGGCCCTGGTAATCTTGGTTTGGACCCGCTTCGTTGCCCTAAGGCATCCGTAATCATCATCGTGGAGCAATTGGCGATTTATCCGGAGGAAGCGTATCTGACTGGATTAAAAGCAGTCTCCGTATCCCAACGTCGGAACATCCCGGACGCTTTGAATCCGAAAATTAAATCATTGAACTATCTGAATAACATCCTGGTTAAAATCCAGTCTAACTATTCAGGTGCTGGAGAAGCGATTATGTTGAATTCCCAAGGTTACGTTACCGAGGGTTCAAGTGATAACATCTTCATCATCAAAAATGGTGTAGTATACACGCCGCCTTGTTATCTCGGTGCTCTTGAAGGGATTACACGTCAAGCCATTATCGATCTATGTGGAGAACTGGAGCTTGAATTAAAAGAAGTGCCATTCACCCTGCATGATGTGTATATCGCAGACGAAGTCTTTTTCACCGGGACAGCTGCAGAAGTTATCGCTGCATGTGAAGTGGATGGAAGAACAATTGGTACGGGTGTCGCAGGTCCTGTAACGCTGAGACTGTTGGAAGCATTCCGTCAGATTGTTGACAAAGATGGTTATAAAGTGTGGGAATCTTAA
- the pheA gene encoding prephenate dehydratase, whose translation MKRIAVLPEGSVSHEAIDFLFNSEPLDLLHSKLISDVFRATDSGKTQYSVIPMENTIEGSVSLHMDWLVNEVDIPMQAEWIYPSIQNVIGHGVEFRTESGEYDFSKITKIMSHPVAIPQCQNFIRLHSPDADLEGVNSTAEAVEIVKKNPGKGWVAIGTKLAAQKHGLDIMAERVTDHDNNYTRFVLIGHEPVVIPREPDHVKTSLLVTLPEDAPGALHQVLSAFAWRKLNLTRLESRPTKKRLGSYYFYIDVVETVDSVLLTAAMAEIEALNCQVRVLGSYPCYTYPSR comes from the coding sequence ATGAAAAGAATTGCAGTATTACCTGAAGGCTCAGTTTCCCATGAGGCGATTGATTTCCTTTTTAACAGTGAACCGTTAGATTTGCTTCACTCCAAGCTGATTTCAGATGTTTTTCGAGCAACAGATAGTGGAAAAACACAATACAGTGTCATTCCGATGGAAAATACAATTGAAGGTTCCGTTAGCCTTCACATGGACTGGCTTGTGAATGAAGTGGATATTCCAATGCAAGCAGAGTGGATATACCCGTCCATCCAGAATGTCATTGGACATGGGGTTGAATTCAGGACGGAGAGCGGCGAGTATGATTTTAGTAAAATTACCAAGATCATGTCTCATCCTGTGGCTATTCCGCAGTGTCAGAACTTTATTCGGCTGCATTCGCCTGATGCGGATCTTGAAGGTGTGAACAGTACAGCCGAAGCTGTAGAGATTGTGAAGAAAAATCCGGGTAAGGGCTGGGTAGCCATCGGTACCAAGCTTGCTGCTCAGAAGCATGGTCTGGACATTATGGCTGAACGAGTTACAGATCATGACAATAACTATACCCGTTTTGTGCTTATCGGCCATGAACCTGTGGTTATTCCTCGTGAACCGGATCATGTGAAAACCAGCTTGCTCGTGACATTGCCAGAAGATGCACCGGGAGCGTTGCATCAGGTATTGTCGGCATTTGCCTGGCGGAAGCTGAATCTGACCCGTCTTGAATCTCGTCCAACGAAGAAACGATTGGGCAGCTATTATTTCTACATTGATGTTGTGGAAACGGTCGATTCGGTATTGCTCACTGCAGCCATGGCTGAGATAGAGGCGTTGAATTGTCAGGTGCGTGTTCTTGGTAGCTATCCTTGTTATACATATCCTTCGAGGTAA
- the thrC gene encoding threonine synthase: protein MRYQGLLQTYREHLPVNENTPLLTLQEGNTPLIYAENLSEELGLKVYFKYEGLNPTGSFKDRGMVMAVAKAMEEGSRTIMCASTGNTSAAAAAYAARGGLNCIVLIPNNNIALGKLAQAMIYGAKVIAINGNFDRALEIVREITAKHPITLVNSVNPFRIEGQKTAAFEVVEQLGEAPDVLAIPVGNAGNISAYWKGFKEYKEAGKSNTLPRMVGFEAEGAMAIVKGEPILEPETVATAIRIGNPASWKTAVAAAEESGGQINYVTDEQILTAYRTLASREGIFAEPASAASLAGVYKLKSEGYFKGGETVVCVLTGNGLKDPNIAIKTVATEPLVVEDTEEAVMAAIAQLEQQSV from the coding sequence ATGAGATATCAAGGACTTTTGCAAACGTACAGAGAGCACCTTCCGGTTAATGAAAATACACCACTGCTTACGCTTCAGGAAGGGAATACACCGTTGATTTATGCAGAGAATCTGTCTGAGGAGCTCGGCTTAAAAGTATACTTCAAGTATGAAGGTTTGAATCCTACAGGATCTTTCAAAGACCGCGGTATGGTTATGGCGGTTGCCAAAGCGATGGAAGAGGGCAGCCGTACGATCATGTGTGCATCTACAGGTAACACGTCAGCAGCTGCAGCTGCCTACGCCGCACGTGGTGGCCTCAATTGTATCGTGCTGATCCCTAATAATAACATTGCACTGGGTAAACTGGCCCAAGCCATGATTTATGGAGCCAAAGTGATTGCGATTAATGGTAACTTTGACCGTGCACTGGAGATTGTGCGTGAGATCACAGCCAAACATCCGATCACGCTTGTAAACTCTGTGAATCCGTTCCGGATCGAAGGACAGAAGACAGCAGCGTTTGAAGTGGTTGAACAACTGGGCGAAGCGCCTGACGTTCTGGCTATTCCAGTTGGTAATGCGGGGAATATCTCGGCCTATTGGAAAGGGTTCAAAGAATATAAAGAGGCTGGTAAATCCAACACGCTGCCACGCATGGTTGGTTTCGAAGCCGAAGGTGCGATGGCGATTGTCAAAGGTGAACCGATTCTTGAGCCTGAAACAGTAGCCACAGCGATTCGAATCGGTAATCCGGCGAGCTGGAAAACGGCTGTAGCTGCAGCTGAGGAATCTGGTGGACAGATTAACTATGTAACGGATGAACAGATCCTGACAGCGTATCGTACGCTTGCATCTCGGGAAGGGATTTTTGCTGAACCTGCTTCTGCGGCTTCCCTTGCTGGTGTATACAAACTGAAGAGCGAAGGGTACTTTAAAGGCGGAGAGACTGTAGTTTGCGTACTGACAGGTAATGGCCTGAAAGATCCGAATATTGCGATCAAAACAGTAGCGACTGAACCGCTTGTTGTTGAAGATACGGAAGAAGCAGTAATGGCGGCCATTGCACAATTGGAGCAGCAATCTGTATGA
- a CDS encoding homoserine dehydrogenase: MKPVKVGLLGLGTVGTGVVRIVEGNQEDLSSQVGSPIVIEKIAVKNTEKERVIAVDRAKLTEDPWEVIRHPDIDVIVEVMGGIDQTKEYILEALERGKHIVTANKDLMALHGTEILAKAQEKQCDVFYEASVAGGIPIIRTLIEGFSSDRITRIMGIVNGTTNFILTKMSQEGASYEEVLAEAQALGYAESDPTSDVEGLDAARKMAILSTLGFRTNVELKDVTVKGISSVTREDITYARRLGYEMKLLGIADRIDDEITISVQPTMVRQNHPIASVNGVFNAVYVHGEAVGETMFYGAGAGELPTATSVVADIVAVTKNLKLGVNGLKAIVPYKQKRMQSDEQIVSKNFILLHVDDKAGVLAQITQIFAEYDVSLASVVQQPNEHNPDAEIIIVTHNASKASMDKVLKHFESLSVIRRIKSVYRVEG; this comes from the coding sequence GTGAAACCAGTAAAAGTCGGATTGTTGGGTCTGGGAACTGTGGGGACGGGAGTCGTTCGCATTGTGGAAGGAAATCAGGAGGATCTGAGCAGTCAGGTTGGATCGCCGATTGTCATTGAGAAGATCGCGGTGAAAAATACAGAGAAAGAACGTGTTATTGCTGTAGACCGTGCCAAGCTCACTGAAGATCCTTGGGAAGTCATTCGTCATCCGGATATTGATGTCATCGTTGAAGTCATGGGTGGCATTGATCAGACGAAAGAGTATATTCTTGAAGCGTTGGAACGTGGGAAGCATATCGTAACAGCGAACAAAGATCTCATGGCACTGCATGGTACAGAGATTTTGGCGAAGGCGCAGGAAAAGCAATGTGATGTGTTCTATGAGGCGAGTGTTGCGGGAGGGATTCCAATCATTCGTACGTTAATTGAAGGTTTCTCTTCCGACCGGATTACTCGCATTATGGGGATAGTGAACGGAACAACGAACTTTATTCTGACCAAAATGAGTCAGGAAGGTGCATCCTATGAAGAAGTGCTGGCCGAAGCACAGGCGCTGGGATACGCTGAATCGGATCCAACCTCCGATGTGGAAGGACTTGATGCAGCTCGCAAAATGGCGATCTTGAGCACACTGGGTTTCCGCACTAATGTGGAGTTGAAGGATGTAACTGTTAAAGGCATATCCTCCGTTACTCGTGAAGACATAACGTATGCCAGAAGACTGGGCTATGAGATGAAGTTACTTGGTATTGCGGACCGGATTGACGATGAGATTACGATTAGCGTACAGCCGACAATGGTTAGACAGAATCACCCCATTGCTTCAGTCAATGGTGTGTTCAACGCAGTATATGTACACGGTGAAGCTGTAGGGGAGACCATGTTCTACGGTGCGGGTGCGGGAGAACTGCCAACGGCAACTTCGGTTGTAGCTGATATTGTGGCGGTTACCAAAAACCTCAAACTTGGCGTGAACGGTCTCAAAGCAATTGTTCCTTATAAGCAGAAGCGAATGCAAAGCGATGAGCAGATCGTGTCGAAAAACTTTATTTTACTGCACGTGGACGACAAAGCCGGTGTATTGGCACAGATTACACAAATTTTCGCTGAATATGATGTCAGTCTGGCGTCGGTTGTTCAACAGCCGAATGAGCACAACCCGGATGCCGAGATCATTATCGTTACGCATAATGCAAGTAAGGCAAGCATGGATAAAGTGTTAAAACATTTTGAATCACTCAGCGTCATTCGTCGCATTAAGAGTGTATACCGGGTCGAAGGATAA
- a CDS encoding ACT domain-containing protein, translating into MNERYYLVREDILPEAVVKTMQVKELLASGDVKTVHEAVEQVGLSRSAFYKYKDGIHLINQLERERIVTISIDLEHQSGILSRVLGHVAGYGANVLTINQSIPLQGRANVVISVETTHLHGEIGEMLDRMQDMPGVRRTRIVGQG; encoded by the coding sequence GTGAACGAACGCTATTACTTGGTACGGGAAGATATTTTACCGGAGGCAGTGGTGAAGACCATGCAGGTAAAAGAACTACTGGCTTCTGGTGATGTTAAAACAGTGCATGAGGCGGTTGAACAGGTTGGATTAAGCCGGAGCGCCTTTTACAAGTACAAGGATGGAATTCATCTGATCAACCAGCTTGAACGGGAGAGAATTGTAACGATCTCTATTGATCTGGAGCATCAGTCAGGGATCTTGTCTCGTGTGCTTGGACATGTAGCAGGTTATGGAGCCAACGTGCTCACGATTAATCAGAGTATACCGCTTCAAGGAAGAGCCAATGTTGTCATTTCAGTGGAAACGACACATCTTCATGGCGAAATTGGTGAAATGCTGGATCGAATGCAAGATATGCCTGGAGTAAGACGCACACGTATTGTAGGCCAAGGTTAA
- the obgE gene encoding GTPase ObgE, whose protein sequence is MFVDKAKIYVKAGDGGDGIISFRREKYVPNGGPAGGDGGRGADIIFRVDEGLRTLMDFRYQRHFKAPRGEKGRNKSQHGANAENMIVRIPPGTVILDEDSGEVLADMTRHGQQVVIARGGRGGRGNIRFATPNNPAPELAENGEEGQERYIVLELKVMADVGLVGFPSVGKSTLLSVVSSAKPKIGAYHFTTITPNLGVVGVGEGRSFVMADLPGLIEGAHEGIGLGHEFLRHVERTRIIIHVVDMSGSEGRDPFEDWQKINDELKLYNPLLAERPQVVAANKMDMPDSEANLEQFLQQVREVQPDIEVMPISSLTRKGIQELLYRAADLLDQIPDEPVVEEVADVSERKVYSLDKKEDDGFRILRENEMFVVESAKIDRMMKRMQLNSHEAILKLARTMRYMGVDAELRKRGAVEGTIVRIGDFEFEFVEGSSYY, encoded by the coding sequence ATGTTTGTAGATAAAGCGAAGATTTATGTAAAAGCCGGAGACGGAGGGGACGGAATTATTTCCTTCCGTCGTGAGAAGTATGTTCCAAACGGTGGACCCGCCGGGGGCGATGGAGGCAGAGGGGCTGACATCATTTTCCGGGTGGATGAAGGTCTGCGGACGTTGATGGATTTCCGTTACCAGCGTCACTTCAAGGCCCCACGTGGTGAGAAGGGACGTAATAAAAGTCAGCACGGTGCAAACGCTGAGAACATGATTGTGCGCATTCCACCAGGAACTGTCATTCTGGATGAAGACAGTGGAGAAGTACTGGCGGATATGACACGTCACGGTCAACAAGTTGTTATTGCTCGTGGTGGTCGGGGTGGTCGGGGTAACATCCGATTTGCCACACCGAACAATCCTGCGCCTGAACTTGCCGAGAATGGTGAAGAAGGCCAAGAGCGTTACATCGTATTAGAGCTAAAAGTGATGGCAGATGTTGGTCTGGTTGGTTTCCCGAGTGTCGGGAAATCCACGCTGCTTTCTGTCGTTTCGTCAGCCAAACCAAAGATTGGTGCATATCATTTCACAACCATTACACCGAACCTGGGTGTAGTTGGTGTAGGAGAAGGCCGAAGCTTCGTTATGGCCGATTTGCCTGGTCTGATTGAAGGCGCACATGAAGGAATCGGACTGGGACATGAGTTTTTACGTCATGTCGAGCGTACCCGTATTATTATTCATGTGGTGGACATGTCGGGTTCAGAAGGACGCGATCCATTTGAAGACTGGCAGAAAATTAATGATGAACTGAAACTGTATAATCCGCTTTTGGCTGAGAGACCGCAGGTTGTAGCAGCCAATAAAATGGATATGCCGGACTCTGAAGCAAACCTGGAGCAATTTTTGCAGCAAGTTCGTGAGGTGCAACCGGATATTGAAGTGATGCCTATTTCATCTCTGACTCGTAAAGGGATTCAAGAGCTCTTGTATCGTGCCGCTGATCTCCTGGATCAGATTCCGGACGAGCCAGTGGTTGAAGAGGTAGCAGACGTATCCGAACGTAAAGTGTACAGCTTGGACAAAAAAGAGGACGATGGTTTCCGCATCTTGCGTGAGAATGAAATGTTCGTTGTCGAAAGTGCCAAGATTGATCGCATGATGAAACGGATGCAATTGAACTCGCATGAAGCTATATTGAAACTCGCACGTACAATGCGTTATATGGGTGTGGACGCTGAGTTGCGTAAGCGTGGAGCTGTAGAAGGCACCATCGTGCGTATTGGAGACTTTGAATTTGAATTTGTGGAAGGCAGCAGTTACTACTAA
- a CDS encoding Spo0B domain-containing protein, whose product MKSWKRVPWIAACSLLIPLVFVMLYPAMISSVVCALWSVAVLFISVNAMKKQAEAERRTIIQSMEKTAIASLNHHRHDWMNDLQVLYGYLRMGKLDKSLQCVERIKERVTEESRISRLGIPSLVFYLQSFRASGMPLELHVEIEEELQLSALVSPEDGESLTGAIADAIRAYQYGGGRSSWGEVRKLTLNFGQDHGDVVVRLEGDQTPDPETLRQLTAVLQGKKVRTEQFPSEDTFIQFRMPCGI is encoded by the coding sequence ATGAAATCTTGGAAAAGAGTGCCGTGGATTGCGGCATGTTCACTTCTGATTCCTTTGGTTTTCGTTATGTTGTATCCGGCGATGATCTCAAGCGTCGTATGCGCATTGTGGTCCGTCGCAGTATTGTTCATTTCTGTGAATGCGATGAAGAAACAGGCGGAGGCGGAACGCAGAACCATCATACAATCCATGGAAAAGACAGCAATTGCTTCATTAAATCATCATCGACACGACTGGATGAACGACCTTCAGGTGTTATATGGATATCTTCGGATGGGCAAACTTGATAAATCCCTGCAATGTGTGGAAAGAATAAAAGAGCGGGTTACGGAAGAGAGTCGAATCTCCAGGTTGGGTATTCCTTCGCTCGTATTTTATCTTCAATCTTTTCGGGCCAGTGGAATGCCGCTGGAATTGCATGTGGAAATAGAAGAAGAGTTGCAGCTTAGTGCTCTGGTCTCTCCCGAGGATGGCGAGTCACTTACCGGGGCGATTGCGGATGCAATCAGAGCCTATCAATATGGCGGCGGCCGGTCTTCTTGGGGAGAGGTTCGCAAACTGACCTTGAACTTCGGGCAGGATCATGGAGATGTGGTTGTCCGACTGGAGGGGGATCAAACACCCGATCCGGAAACATTGCGGCAGCTTACTGCCGTACTCCAAGGAAAAAAAGTCAGAACGGAGCAGTTTCCGTCTGAGGATACGTTTATACAATTCAGAATGCCGTGTGGAATATAG
- the rpmA gene encoding 50S ribosomal protein L27 has protein sequence MLKLNLQLFASKKGVGSTKNGRDSNAQRLGVKRADGQTVTGGSILVRQRGTKIHPGTNVGIGKDDTLFAKIDGVVKFERWGRDRKKVSIYPVNVAPVAAAVEA, from the coding sequence ATGTTGAAATTAAATCTTCAGTTATTCGCATCGAAAAAAGGTGTAGGTTCCACGAAGAACGGACGTGACAGTAATGCTCAACGTCTGGGTGTTAAACGTGCTGATGGTCAAACTGTAACTGGTGGTAGCATTCTCGTTCGCCAACGCGGAACGAAAATTCACCCAGGAACTAACGTTGGCATCGGTAAAGATGACACTTTGTTCGCGAAAATCGACGGCGTTGTAAAATTCGAACGTTGGGGACGCGATCGCAAAAAAGTAAGCATCTATCCTGTTAATGTTGCTCCTGTAGCAGCAGCAGTAGAAGCGTAA
- a CDS encoding ribosomal-processing cysteine protease Prp: MIIVQIFRDEDGNIERFSIEGHANFAKRGEDIVCAGVSAVTVGTVNSIETLTGVEMDAKMKNGFLSGSLPLLERGETWSQVQLLLESMVVMLSNIAESYGKYIKIQQFK; encoded by the coding sequence GTGATTATCGTTCAAATCTTTCGTGATGAGGACGGGAACATCGAACGCTTTTCCATCGAAGGGCATGCCAATTTTGCCAAGCGGGGAGAAGATATCGTATGTGCCGGGGTATCCGCTGTTACAGTGGGTACGGTGAACTCAATTGAAACATTGACCGGTGTCGAAATGGATGCCAAGATGAAGAATGGCTTTCTAAGTGGTTCTTTACCTTTGTTGGAGAGAGGGGAAACCTGGTCCCAGGTACAACTGTTACTCGAATCCATGGTGGTTATGCTCTCTAATATTGCAGAGTCATACGGGAAGTATATTAAAATACAGCAATTCAAATAA
- the rplU gene encoding 50S ribosomal protein L21, with protein sequence MYAIIETGGKQYKVQEGDVLFIEKLTANDGESVTFDRVLAVSNDQGLTAGTPLISGATVTAKVEKHGKGQKVIVYKYKPKKNYHVKQGHRQPYTKVTIETIKA encoded by the coding sequence ATGTACGCAATTATTGAAACAGGCGGCAAACAGTACAAAGTCCAAGAGGGCGATGTTCTGTTCATCGAGAAATTGACTGCGAACGATGGCGAAAGCGTAACGTTCGACCGTGTCCTGGCTGTATCTAACGATCAAGGTTTGACAGCAGGTACACCATTGATTTCCGGAGCTACTGTAACGGCTAAAGTGGAGAAACATGGCAAAGGACAAAAGGTTATCGTATACAAATACAAACCTAAAAAGAACTACCATGTGAAGCAAGGTCACCGTCAACCGTACACTAAAGTAACTATCGAAACAATCAAAGCGTAA
- a CDS encoding Rne/Rng family ribonuclease, with translation MKQMIVHNEHNLMQMALLEEGKAVEFTAERTRERGLLGSFFKGRVVNVLPGMQAAFVDIGQKKNAFLYVDDVLHPHLEKQPKVKPSISELLRPGQEVIVQVLKEPVGGKGARVTTHYSLPGRWLVYMPVADYVAVSKKIAREGDRSRLKALGEQLRRDEEGLIIRTVSGEEQHEAIKSDLETLRAQWYLIREKADSLPSPSLLHRDHSMVQRIIRDVYTPGSDEVITDSEGQAREVKALLEEISPGHQPKVQVYRGTESIFAAYGVQEQLNKDFARKVWLPGGGYIVIDHTEALTVVDVNTGKYTGAGGDSLEETVTETNMQAAVEIARLMRLRDIGGMIIVDFIDMEEASNRHEVASTLEGELKKDRTKAFVMGWTKLGLLELTRKKVREESTLPYVEPCSSCHGTGKRYISPLH, from the coding sequence ATGAAACAAATGATCGTACATAATGAACATAACCTCATGCAAATGGCGCTTCTGGAAGAAGGCAAAGCTGTGGAATTTACAGCAGAGCGTACACGCGAGCGTGGACTGTTGGGTTCCTTTTTCAAGGGACGGGTAGTTAATGTGCTACCGGGTATGCAGGCTGCTTTTGTGGATATCGGTCAGAAAAAGAATGCGTTTCTGTATGTGGATGATGTGTTACATCCCCATCTGGAGAAGCAACCTAAGGTGAAGCCTTCCATCTCGGAGTTGCTTCGTCCAGGTCAGGAAGTCATTGTTCAGGTTCTGAAAGAACCGGTAGGAGGCAAGGGAGCCCGGGTGACGACTCATTATTCACTTCCGGGCCGATGGCTTGTCTACATGCCTGTTGCCGACTATGTGGCGGTTTCCAAGAAGATTGCCCGTGAAGGGGATCGTTCTCGTCTTAAGGCACTTGGGGAGCAGCTGAGGCGGGATGAAGAAGGACTTATTATTCGAACCGTATCTGGAGAAGAGCAGCATGAAGCCATCAAGTCGGACTTGGAAACATTACGTGCGCAGTGGTACCTGATTCGTGAAAAAGCGGACAGTTTGCCTTCGCCAAGCCTCCTGCATCGGGATCATAGCATGGTGCAGCGAATCATCAGAGATGTGTACACACCAGGCAGTGATGAGGTCATCACCGATAGTGAAGGACAAGCCCGTGAGGTAAAAGCATTGCTGGAAGAGATTAGTCCTGGTCATCAACCCAAAGTTCAGGTGTATCGGGGTACAGAATCCATCTTTGCTGCCTATGGTGTACAGGAGCAGTTGAATAAGGATTTTGCCCGAAAAGTCTGGCTGCCCGGAGGCGGATATATTGTCATTGACCATACTGAAGCTCTGACTGTAGTGGATGTGAACACAGGCAAATATACAGGAGCTGGCGGTGACAGTCTGGAAGAGACCGTGACGGAGACCAACATGCAGGCAGCAGTGGAGATTGCCCGTCTGATGCGTCTGCGGGATATCGGTGGCATGATAATTGTCGACTTCATTGATATGGAGGAAGCCTCGAATCGGCATGAAGTTGCGTCAACCTTGGAGGGTGAACTCAAAAAGGATCGGACCAAAGCGTTTGTAATGGGTTGGACCAAGCTGGGTTTGCTCGAACTTACCCGTAAGAAAGTGCGGGAAGAAAGTACGTTGCCCTATGTTGAGCCGTGTTCTTCCTGTCATGGAACGGGAAAAAGATATATTTCACCTTTGCATTGA